A single Argentina anserina chromosome 7, drPotAnse1.1, whole genome shotgun sequence DNA region contains:
- the LOC126802720 gene encoding protein RNA-directed DNA methylation 3 isoform X5, translating to MDKGKAIAGSGSSAAGKRKPVDDKSGGGSRKRRNPGVLQFFEHSAAESDGSDGSDIDDFMEEVETEPVVNSEPEKAHIPPFIPKEEVVDEEEFERMMEERYRTGSTYVTYTEDNFENKRSVDGTVLEPSAKDPVIWKVKCAVGRERHSAFCMMQKFVDLRSLGTKLQMISAFAVDHIKGFVFIEADKLCDVQEACKGLCNIYASRVTPVPKNEAPHLLAPRTRKSEIAVGTWTRVKSGNYKGDLGQVVAVNEKKKATVKLIPRIDLQAMAAKYGGGFTRKKLPTPAPRLISTSELEEFRPLIQDRKDKDTGLRFLCLDGMLLKDGYLYKKVSLDSLNCWGVMPSEEEILKFKSSENNESADLEWLSQLYGDNKKRKSIGSDEEEGSAGCIGKGGGSSKGSGKGKGPSVGKEGSSGCTGKGEGSSRCTGKGEGSSRCTGKGEGSSQCTGKGEGSSEHGGSLYELYALVCFGKKDFGLVLGVAKDDTYKILKEDLGGSAVVTVPQKEIKTVLSDVKFTALDQHQKNICINDKVKVLEGPLKDRQGIVKQVYRGTIFMFDENETEYGGYFCSKSQMCEKIKLSIDVSPEQDGGSGALGFEDFTLSPNSPLSPKKPWQGRENNFNQGDDGMFSIGQTLRIRVGPLKGYLCRVLVIRRADITVKIDSQQRVLTVKTEHLTEVRAKSSAILSEDLESSSLKPFDMLGEGGHDWTDGGGTSAGGEGWNAGGSSGEGNAWPSFSASGNSLQPESSSANPFDSDGNGAKKEDSSWERNVASNNNSSWGAKVGDDSSLSDTWKKASEPASSSWGVAAAVDNKDQSTGWGKSNSWGAKVGGDSTLSDTWQKVSEPASSSWGVAAPVDNNDHSTGWGAKAGCDSTVSDSWKKASEPASNSSWGVAATADNKDHSSVWGGNDSRKPSVADDSGGGGSAWNKPAGGSWSKQAGGSSWGKQVDSNTGDAGWKSSTPSVENQNGSWGNAGGWAKAQGGSGNDNQKDSWKNPGGVDDNKSSSWMKEDGVSAWNKQDGGSSWNAGGSWSKGGDQGSGGGGGYGDGSVGRGGAGGNCFKCGESGHMARECPQDGGGGGSRGSGGGNCFKCGESGHMSRECPQGGGGRGGGGGNCYKCGEAGHMSRECPQGGGGGRGGGGGNCFKCGESGHMSRECPQGGGGSRGGGGGNCFKCGESGHMSRECPQGCGGGGNCYKCGESGHMSRECPQGGGGGRGAGSGNCFKCGESGHMARDCSQGGGSYGGFGGGGKPTESWSKSSWGTGVGGSGNGGGKPTESWSKSSWGTGDGGSGSGGAKPTESWSKSAWGTGDGGSRSGGAKPTESWSKSAWGTGDGDSGSGGAKPTESWSKSAWGTGDGGSGSGGAKPTESWKKSAWGTGDGGSGNGGAKPTSSSWGTAADSGNGGASGETKPADSWSKPSASAWGKGDGTSGGASGEAKPANSWSKPSASAWGNGDNSSGGASDEAKPADPWSKPSASAWGKGDGGSGSGGW from the exons ATGGATAAGGGGAAGGCGATAGCCGGAAGCGGATCGTCCGCCGCCGGCAAGCGCAAGCCCGTCGATGACAAGTCCGGCGGTGGAAGCCGGAAGCGGAGGAACCCCGGCGTTCTCCAGTTCTTCGAGCACTCCGCCGCCGAATCCGACGGCTCCGACGGCAGCGACATCGACG ATTTTATGGAAGAAGTTGAAACAGAACCTGTAGTCAACAGTGAACCTGAGAAAGCCCATATCCCTCCATTTATTCCTAAAGAGGAGGTTGTGGATGAGGAAGAATTTGAAAGAATGATGGAAGAACGATACAGAACTGGTTCTACCTATGTTACCTACACTGAagataattttgaaaataaaagatCAGTTGATGGAACTGTGCTCGAGCCTTCTGCTAAAGATCCTGTTATCTGGAAAGTAAAGTGTGCG GTTGGACGCGAGAGGCACTCAGCTTTTTGTATGATGCAGAAGTTTGTAGACTTACGATCATTGGGTACCAAGCTGCAGATGATATCTGCATTTGCTGTTGATCACATCAAGggttttgttttcattgaaGCTGATAAGCTATGTGATGTACAGGAG GCCTGTAAAGGACTATGTAATATTTATGCATCCCGTGTGACACCAGTTCCTAAAAATGAAGCTCCTCATTTGCTGGCTCCTCGGACTAGGAAGAGTGAAATTGCTGTCGGTACTTGGACCCGTGTGAAGAGTGGGAACTACAAGGGTGACTTGGGACAG GTTGTGGCTgtgaatgaaaagaaaaaagcaaCAGTGAAGCTGATACCCAGAATTGATCTACAAGCAATGGCTGCCAAATAC GGCGGGGGATTTACTAGAAAGAAGCTGCCCACTCCAGCACCGAGATTGATCAGTACAAGCGAACTTGA gGAGTTCCGCCCTCTCATTCAGGACAGGAAGGATAAGGATACTGGATTGCGTTTTCTGTGTCTTGATGGTATGCTCCTTAAGGATGGATATCTGTACAAAAAAGTGTCATTAGATTCATTAAATTGCTGGGGTGTCATGCCGTCTGAAGAGGAGATACTGAAATTCAAGTCTTCTGAGAACAATGAATCTGCCGATCTGGAGTGGCTTTCACAACTTTATGGTGACAATAAGAAAAGGAAGAGCATTGGCAGTGATGAAGAAGAGGGTTCAGCAGGGTGTATTGGAAAAGGGGGAGGCTCATCAAAGGGTAGTGGCAAAGGAAAAGGTCCTTCAGTTGGGAAAGAAGGTTCTTCAGGGTGTACTGGAAAAGGAGAAGGTTCTTCACGGTGTACTGGGAAAGGAGAAGGTTCTTCACGGTGTACTGGGAAAGGAGAAGGTTCTTCACAGTGTACTGGGAAAGGAGAAGGTTCTTCAGAGCATGGTGGGAGTCTCTATGAGCTGTATGCTCTTGTTTGTTTCGG CAAAAAAGATTTTGGTCTTGTCTTAGGCGTTGCGAAAGATGATACTTACAAG ATACTGAAAGAGGATTTGGGAGGATCTGCTGTTGTGACAGTTCCACAGAAGGAGATAAAGACTGTGCTTTCTGATGTAAAATTCACTGCTTTAGATCAGCACCAGAAGAACATTTGCATTAATGATAAAGTTAAAGTTTTGGAAGGACCATTGAAG GACAGGCAAGGAATAGTGAAGCAAGTCTACAGGGGCACGATATTCATGTTTGATGAGAATGAGACAGAATATGGTGGTTATTTCtgttcaaaatctcaaatgtgTGAGAAAATTAAGCTTTCCATTGACGTCAGCCCAGAACAG GATGGGGGTTCTGGTGCTCTGGGTTTTGAAGATTTCACATTATCACCTAATTCCCCTCTATCTCCAAAAAAACCATGGCAAGGAAGGGAAAATAACT TCAACCAGGGTGATGATGGAATGTTCTCAATTGGTCAAACTTTAAGAATTCGTGTTGGTCCATTAAAGGGATACCTCTGTCGTGTCTTGGTCATACGCCGTGCTGATATCACTGTTAAAATTGATTCTCAGCAAAGGGTTCTTACAG TTAAAACTGAGCATCTTACAGAGGTTCGTGCAAAGAGCTCTGCCATTCTTAG TGAGGATCTGGAGTCTAGCTCTCTTAAACCATTTGATATGCTTGGTGAAGGAGGTCACG ATTGGACAGATGGAGGTGGGACATCAGCTGGGGGTGAAGGGTGGAATGCTGGAGGGTCATCTGGTGAAGG GAATGCTTGGCCAAGTTTCTCGGCCTCGGGCAATTCA CTTCAGCCTGAGTCAAGCTCTGCGAATCCTTTTGATTCTGATGGAAATGGTGCTAAAAAGG AGGATAGTTCATGGGAGAGGAACGTGGCTTCAAATAACAACTCATCTTGGGGCGCTAAAGTTGGAGATGACAGCAGTCTTTCTGATACTTGGAAAAAAGCATCAGAACCTGCCAGTTCATCCTGGGGTGTAGCAGCAGCAGTAGATAACAAGGATCAAAGTACTGGGTGGGGCAAAAGCAACTCTTGGGGCGCCAAAGTTGGAGGTGACAGCACTTTGTCAGATACTTGGCAAAAAGTATCAGAACCTGCTAGTTCATCCTGGGGTGTGGCAGCACCAGTAGATAACAATGATCACAGTACTGGGTGGGGTGCAAAGGCTGGATGTGACAGCACTGTGTCAGATAGTTGGAAAAAAGCATCAGAACCTGCTAGTAATTCCTCCTGGGGTGTTGCAGCAACAGCTGATAACAAGGATCACAGTTCTGTCTGGGGCGGTAATGATAGTCGGAAACCAAGTGTTGCAGATGATAGTGGTGGCGGAGGTTCTGCTTGGAATAAGCCAGCGGGAGGTTCTTGGAGTAAACAAGCTGGAGGATCCTCCTGGGGTAAGCAAGTCGATTCAAATACTGGTGATGCAGGGTGGAAAAGTTCAACACCGTCAGTAGAGAATCAGAATGGGAGCTGGGGTAATGCAGGTGGTTGGGCAAAAGCTCAAGGTGGATCTGGTAATGATAATCAGAAAGACAGTTGGAAGAACCCAGGTGGTGTAGATGACAATAAAAGCTCATCATGGATGAAGGAAGATGGAGTTTCTGCCTGGAATAAACAAGATGGAGGCTCTTCTTGGAATGCTGGTGGTTCTTGGAGTAAAGGTGGGGATCAAGGgtctggtggtggtggtggctatgGCGATGGTTCTGTTGGTAGAGGGGGTGCAGGTGGAAACTGTTTTAAGTGTGGTGAGTCAGGACACATGGCTAGGGAGTGTCCTCAGGACGGCGGTGGCGGTGGCAGTAGAGGTAGTGGAGGCGGCAACTGTTTCAAGTGTGGTGAATCTGGCCACATGTCCAGGGAGTGCCCTcagggtggtggtggtagaggAG gtggaggtgggAATTGTTACAAGTGTGGTGAAGCTGGACACATGTCTAGGGAGTGTCCTCAGGGGGGCGGTGGTGGTAGAGGGGGTGGAGGTGGTAATTGTTTTAAGTGTGGAGAATCTGGACACATGTCGAGGGAATGTCCTCAAGGCGGGGGTGGTAGTAGAGGGGGTGGAGGTGGTAACTGCTTCAAGTGTGGTGAATCTGGACATATGTCAAGGGAGTGCCCTCAGGGCTGTGGTGGAGGTGGGAACTGTTACAAGTGTGGTGAATCAGGACACATGTCTAGGGAGTGCCCTCAGGGTGGTGGCGGTGGTAGAGGGGCTGGAAGTGGGAACTGTTTTAAGTGTGGCGAATCTGGACACATGGCTAGGGACTGCTCTCAGGGAGGTGGTAGCTATGGCGGCTTTGGTGGTGGAGGAAAGCCCACTGAGTCATGGAGCAAGAGTTCTTGGGGTACTGGAGTTGGTGGAAGTGGCAATGGGGGAGGAAAGCCCACTGAGTCATGGAGCAAGAGTTCTTGGGGTACTGGAGATGGTGGAAGCGGCAGTGGCGGAGCAAAGCCCACTGAGTCATGGAGCAAGAGTGCTTGGGGTACTGGAGATGGCGGAAGTCGCAGTGGCGGAGCAAAACCCACTGAGTCATGGAGCAAGAGTGCTTGGGGTACTGGAGATGGCGATAGTGGCAGTGGCGGAGCAAAGCCCACTGAATCATGGAGCAAGAGTGCTTGGGGTACTGGAGATGGCGGTAGTGGCAGTGGTGGAGCAAAGCCCACTGAGTCATGGAAAAAGAGTGCTTGGGGTACTGGAGATGGCGGAAGTGGCAATGGTGGAGCAAAACCCACTTCAAGCTCTTGGGGTACTGCAGCAGATAGTGGAAATGGTGGAGCTAGTGGTGAAACAAAGCCTGCTGATTCATGGAGCAAGCCGTCAGCAAGTGCCTGGGGTAAGGGAGATGGTACAAGTGGCGGAGCTAGTGGTGAAGCAAAGCCTGCTAATTCATGGAGCAAGCCATCAGCAAGTGCCTGGGGTAATGGAGATAATTCAAGTGGCGGAGCTAGTGATGAAGCAAAGCCTGCTGATCCATGGAGCAAGCCGTCAGCAAGTGCTTGGGGCAAGGGAGATGGTGGAAGTGGCTCTGGAGGGTGGTGA
- the LOC126802720 gene encoding protein RNA-directed DNA methylation 3 isoform X1, which yields MDKGKAIAGSGSSAAGKRKPVDDKSGGGSRKRRNPGVLQFFEHSAAESDGSDGSDIDDFMEEVETEPVVNSEPEKAHIPPFIPKEEVVDEEEFERMMEERYRTGSTYVTYTEDNFENKRSVDGTVLEPSAKDPVIWKVKCAVGRERHSAFCMMQKFVDLRSLGTKLQMISAFAVDHIKGFVFIEADKLCDVQEACKGLCNIYASRVTPVPKNEAPHLLAPRTRKSEIAVGTWTRVKSGNYKGDLGQVVAVNEKKKATVKLIPRIDLQAMAAKYGGGFTRKKLPTPAPRLISTSELEEFRPLIQDRKDKDTGLRFLCLDGMLLKDGYLYKKVSLDSLNCWGVMPSEEEILKFKSSENNESADLEWLSQLYGDNKKRKSIGSDEEEGSAGCIGKGGGSSKGSGKGKGPSVGKEGSSGCTGKGEGSSRCTGKGEGSSRCTGKGEGSSQCTGKGEGSSEHGGSLYELYALVCFGKKDFGLVLGVAKDDTYKILKEDLGGSAVVTVPQKEIKTVLSDVKFTALDQHQKNICINDKVKVLEGPLKDRQGIVKQVYRGTIFMFDENETEYGGYFCSKSQMCEKIKLSIDVSPEQDGGSGALGFEDFTLSPNSPLSPKKPWQGRENNFNQGDDGMFSIGQTLRIRVGPLKGYLCRVLVIRRADITVKIDSQQRVLTVKTEHLTEVRAKSSAILSEDLESSSLKPFDMLGEGGHDWTDGGGTSAGGEGWNAGGSSGEGNAWPSFSASGNSLQPESSSANPFDSDGNGAKKEDSSWERNVASNNNSSWGAKVGDDSSLSDTWKKASEPASSSWGVAAAVDNKDQSTGWGKSNSWGAKVGGDSTLSDTWQKVSEPASSSWGVAAPVDNNDHSTGWGAKAGCDSTVSDSWKKASEPASNSSWGVAATADNKDHSSVWGGNDSRKPSVADDSGGGGSAWNKPAGGSWSKQAGGSSWGKQVDSNTGDAGWKSSTPSVENQNGSWGNAGGWAKAQGGSGNDNQKDSWKNPGGVDDNKSSSWMKEDGVSAWNKQDGGSSWNAGGSWSKGGDQGSGGGGGYGDGSVGRGGAGGNCFKCGESGHMARECPQDGGGGGSRGSGGGNCFKCGESGHMSRECPQGGGGRGGGSGNCYKCGEAGHMSRECPQGGGGGGGGNCFKCGEAGHMSRECPQGGGGGRGGGGGNCFKCGESGHMSRECPQGGGGRGGGGGNCYKCGEAGHMSRECPQGGGGGRGGGGGNCFKCGESGHMSRECPQGGGGSRGGGGGNCFKCGESGHMSRECPQGCGGGGNCYKCGESGHMSRECPQGGGGGRGAGSGNCFKCGESGHMARDCSQGGGSYGGFGGGGKPTESWSKSSWGTGVGGSGNGGGKPTESWSKSSWGTGDGGSGSGGAKPTESWSKSAWGTGDGGSRSGGAKPTESWSKSAWGTGDGDSGSGGAKPTESWSKSAWGTGDGGSGSGGAKPTESWKKSAWGTGDGGSGNGGAKPTSSSWGTAADSGNGGASGETKPADSWSKPSASAWGKGDGTSGGASGEAKPANSWSKPSASAWGNGDNSSGGASDEAKPADPWSKPSASAWGKGDGGSGSGGW from the exons ATGGATAAGGGGAAGGCGATAGCCGGAAGCGGATCGTCCGCCGCCGGCAAGCGCAAGCCCGTCGATGACAAGTCCGGCGGTGGAAGCCGGAAGCGGAGGAACCCCGGCGTTCTCCAGTTCTTCGAGCACTCCGCCGCCGAATCCGACGGCTCCGACGGCAGCGACATCGACG ATTTTATGGAAGAAGTTGAAACAGAACCTGTAGTCAACAGTGAACCTGAGAAAGCCCATATCCCTCCATTTATTCCTAAAGAGGAGGTTGTGGATGAGGAAGAATTTGAAAGAATGATGGAAGAACGATACAGAACTGGTTCTACCTATGTTACCTACACTGAagataattttgaaaataaaagatCAGTTGATGGAACTGTGCTCGAGCCTTCTGCTAAAGATCCTGTTATCTGGAAAGTAAAGTGTGCG GTTGGACGCGAGAGGCACTCAGCTTTTTGTATGATGCAGAAGTTTGTAGACTTACGATCATTGGGTACCAAGCTGCAGATGATATCTGCATTTGCTGTTGATCACATCAAGggttttgttttcattgaaGCTGATAAGCTATGTGATGTACAGGAG GCCTGTAAAGGACTATGTAATATTTATGCATCCCGTGTGACACCAGTTCCTAAAAATGAAGCTCCTCATTTGCTGGCTCCTCGGACTAGGAAGAGTGAAATTGCTGTCGGTACTTGGACCCGTGTGAAGAGTGGGAACTACAAGGGTGACTTGGGACAG GTTGTGGCTgtgaatgaaaagaaaaaagcaaCAGTGAAGCTGATACCCAGAATTGATCTACAAGCAATGGCTGCCAAATAC GGCGGGGGATTTACTAGAAAGAAGCTGCCCACTCCAGCACCGAGATTGATCAGTACAAGCGAACTTGA gGAGTTCCGCCCTCTCATTCAGGACAGGAAGGATAAGGATACTGGATTGCGTTTTCTGTGTCTTGATGGTATGCTCCTTAAGGATGGATATCTGTACAAAAAAGTGTCATTAGATTCATTAAATTGCTGGGGTGTCATGCCGTCTGAAGAGGAGATACTGAAATTCAAGTCTTCTGAGAACAATGAATCTGCCGATCTGGAGTGGCTTTCACAACTTTATGGTGACAATAAGAAAAGGAAGAGCATTGGCAGTGATGAAGAAGAGGGTTCAGCAGGGTGTATTGGAAAAGGGGGAGGCTCATCAAAGGGTAGTGGCAAAGGAAAAGGTCCTTCAGTTGGGAAAGAAGGTTCTTCAGGGTGTACTGGAAAAGGAGAAGGTTCTTCACGGTGTACTGGGAAAGGAGAAGGTTCTTCACGGTGTACTGGGAAAGGAGAAGGTTCTTCACAGTGTACTGGGAAAGGAGAAGGTTCTTCAGAGCATGGTGGGAGTCTCTATGAGCTGTATGCTCTTGTTTGTTTCGG CAAAAAAGATTTTGGTCTTGTCTTAGGCGTTGCGAAAGATGATACTTACAAG ATACTGAAAGAGGATTTGGGAGGATCTGCTGTTGTGACAGTTCCACAGAAGGAGATAAAGACTGTGCTTTCTGATGTAAAATTCACTGCTTTAGATCAGCACCAGAAGAACATTTGCATTAATGATAAAGTTAAAGTTTTGGAAGGACCATTGAAG GACAGGCAAGGAATAGTGAAGCAAGTCTACAGGGGCACGATATTCATGTTTGATGAGAATGAGACAGAATATGGTGGTTATTTCtgttcaaaatctcaaatgtgTGAGAAAATTAAGCTTTCCATTGACGTCAGCCCAGAACAG GATGGGGGTTCTGGTGCTCTGGGTTTTGAAGATTTCACATTATCACCTAATTCCCCTCTATCTCCAAAAAAACCATGGCAAGGAAGGGAAAATAACT TCAACCAGGGTGATGATGGAATGTTCTCAATTGGTCAAACTTTAAGAATTCGTGTTGGTCCATTAAAGGGATACCTCTGTCGTGTCTTGGTCATACGCCGTGCTGATATCACTGTTAAAATTGATTCTCAGCAAAGGGTTCTTACAG TTAAAACTGAGCATCTTACAGAGGTTCGTGCAAAGAGCTCTGCCATTCTTAG TGAGGATCTGGAGTCTAGCTCTCTTAAACCATTTGATATGCTTGGTGAAGGAGGTCACG ATTGGACAGATGGAGGTGGGACATCAGCTGGGGGTGAAGGGTGGAATGCTGGAGGGTCATCTGGTGAAGG GAATGCTTGGCCAAGTTTCTCGGCCTCGGGCAATTCA CTTCAGCCTGAGTCAAGCTCTGCGAATCCTTTTGATTCTGATGGAAATGGTGCTAAAAAGG AGGATAGTTCATGGGAGAGGAACGTGGCTTCAAATAACAACTCATCTTGGGGCGCTAAAGTTGGAGATGACAGCAGTCTTTCTGATACTTGGAAAAAAGCATCAGAACCTGCCAGTTCATCCTGGGGTGTAGCAGCAGCAGTAGATAACAAGGATCAAAGTACTGGGTGGGGCAAAAGCAACTCTTGGGGCGCCAAAGTTGGAGGTGACAGCACTTTGTCAGATACTTGGCAAAAAGTATCAGAACCTGCTAGTTCATCCTGGGGTGTGGCAGCACCAGTAGATAACAATGATCACAGTACTGGGTGGGGTGCAAAGGCTGGATGTGACAGCACTGTGTCAGATAGTTGGAAAAAAGCATCAGAACCTGCTAGTAATTCCTCCTGGGGTGTTGCAGCAACAGCTGATAACAAGGATCACAGTTCTGTCTGGGGCGGTAATGATAGTCGGAAACCAAGTGTTGCAGATGATAGTGGTGGCGGAGGTTCTGCTTGGAATAAGCCAGCGGGAGGTTCTTGGAGTAAACAAGCTGGAGGATCCTCCTGGGGTAAGCAAGTCGATTCAAATACTGGTGATGCAGGGTGGAAAAGTTCAACACCGTCAGTAGAGAATCAGAATGGGAGCTGGGGTAATGCAGGTGGTTGGGCAAAAGCTCAAGGTGGATCTGGTAATGATAATCAGAAAGACAGTTGGAAGAACCCAGGTGGTGTAGATGACAATAAAAGCTCATCATGGATGAAGGAAGATGGAGTTTCTGCCTGGAATAAACAAGATGGAGGCTCTTCTTGGAATGCTGGTGGTTCTTGGAGTAAAGGTGGGGATCAAGGgtctggtggtggtggtggctatgGCGATGGTTCTGTTGGTAGAGGGGGTGCAGGTGGAAACTGTTTTAAGTGTGGTGAGTCAGGACACATGGCTAGGGAGTGTCCTCAGGACGGCGGTGGCGGTGGCAGTAGAGGTAGTGGAGGCGGCAACTGTTTCAAGTGTGGTGAATCTGGCCACATGTCCAGGGAGTGCCCTcagggtggtggtggtagaggAGGTGGAAGTGGGAATTGTTACAAGTGCGGTGAAGCTGGCCACATGTCTAGGGAGTGCCCTCAGGGTggtggaggaggtggaggtggtAACTGTTTCAAATGCGGTGAAGCTGGACACATGTCTAGGGAGTGCCCtcaaggtggtggtggtggtagaggGGGTGGAGGCGGCAATTGTTTCAAGTGCGGTGAGTCCGGCCACATGTCCAGGGAGTGCCCTcagggtggtggtggtagaggaggtggag gtgggAATTGTTACAAGTGTGGTGAAGCTGGACACATGTCTAGGGAGTGTCCTCAGGGGGGCGGTGGTGGTAGAGGGGGTGGAGGTGGTAATTGTTTTAAGTGTGGAGAATCTGGACACATGTCGAGGGAATGTCCTCAAGGCGGGGGTGGTAGTAGAGGGGGTGGAGGTGGTAACTGCTTCAAGTGTGGTGAATCTGGACATATGTCAAGGGAGTGCCCTCAGGGCTGTGGTGGAGGTGGGAACTGTTACAAGTGTGGTGAATCAGGACACATGTCTAGGGAGTGCCCTCAGGGTGGTGGCGGTGGTAGAGGGGCTGGAAGTGGGAACTGTTTTAAGTGTGGCGAATCTGGACACATGGCTAGGGACTGCTCTCAGGGAGGTGGTAGCTATGGCGGCTTTGGTGGTGGAGGAAAGCCCACTGAGTCATGGAGCAAGAGTTCTTGGGGTACTGGAGTTGGTGGAAGTGGCAATGGGGGAGGAAAGCCCACTGAGTCATGGAGCAAGAGTTCTTGGGGTACTGGAGATGGTGGAAGCGGCAGTGGCGGAGCAAAGCCCACTGAGTCATGGAGCAAGAGTGCTTGGGGTACTGGAGATGGCGGAAGTCGCAGTGGCGGAGCAAAACCCACTGAGTCATGGAGCAAGAGTGCTTGGGGTACTGGAGATGGCGATAGTGGCAGTGGCGGAGCAAAGCCCACTGAATCATGGAGCAAGAGTGCTTGGGGTACTGGAGATGGCGGTAGTGGCAGTGGTGGAGCAAAGCCCACTGAGTCATGGAAAAAGAGTGCTTGGGGTACTGGAGATGGCGGAAGTGGCAATGGTGGAGCAAAACCCACTTCAAGCTCTTGGGGTACTGCAGCAGATAGTGGAAATGGTGGAGCTAGTGGTGAAACAAAGCCTGCTGATTCATGGAGCAAGCCGTCAGCAAGTGCCTGGGGTAAGGGAGATGGTACAAGTGGCGGAGCTAGTGGTGAAGCAAAGCCTGCTAATTCATGGAGCAAGCCATCAGCAAGTGCCTGGGGTAATGGAGATAATTCAAGTGGCGGAGCTAGTGATGAAGCAAAGCCTGCTGATCCATGGAGCAAGCCGTCAGCAAGTGCTTGGGGCAAGGGAGATGGTGGAAGTGGCTCTGGAGGGTGGTGA